A window from Plodia interpunctella isolate USDA-ARS_2022_Savannah chromosome 2, ilPloInte3.2, whole genome shotgun sequence encodes these proteins:
- the LOC128679185 gene encoding uncharacterized protein LOC128679185 — translation MEQHVAEHVAQQLRGMCRDTCRGTFCRPHFSVFIEMSPEEVVAISAAYIVIISSVLKRKRKRRWWMRNFLLQRERRVNILSDLRMSDGSFVNFTRMSSSDFETLLQMIASSIAKQDTILRNAISPHIRLAITLRYLSTGDSYASLSYTFRVSKQLIRKIVPEVCKELINKLKICVKVPATANEWKAKARSFENIWNFPHCVGSIDGKHVLIQAPSNSGSDYFNYKEQFSIVLLGIVDANYNFIYANCGAKGKSSDSGVFQETAFYKALADNQLNWPTPDPIRQDGPNMPYVLVGDSAFALTENMMKPYPGNHDVGTTRRIFNYRLSRARRIVENVFGILGVVFRIFRTPITILPCNAELVVMACIYLHNFLRRNSQSRSLYNPHGTFDSENVDHDILEGSWRREAGSVNMSNLNAMGRRYPESAMEIRNKFAEYFMSEEGRVPWQNNF, via the exons ATGGAGCAACATGTTGCGGAACATGTTGCTCAACAACTACGTGGAATGTGCCGAGATACATGTCGCGGAACATTTTGTCGACCACACTTCTCAGTGTTTATAGAAATGTCGCCCGAGGAGGTTGTGGCTATTAGTGCTGCGTACATAGTAattatatcgagtgtgttgaAACGTAAGAGAAAGAGAAGGTGGTGGATGCGGAATTTCTTATTACAACGAGAAAGAAGAGTAAATATTCTAAGTGATCTCCGAATGTCTGACGGATCGTTTGTGAATTTTACTCGCATGTCATCATCTGATTTTGAAACTTTGTTGCAAATGATCGCATCTTCCATAGCCAAACAGGATACAATATTACGAAACGCTATTAGTCCTCATATCAGACTTGCCATTACATTGAGGTACTTGTCGACTGGAGATTCTTATGCTTCTTTGTCGTACACTTTTCGAGTGTCAAAACAACTGATACGTAAAATAGTACCAGAAGTTTGTAAAgaactgataaataaattgaagataTGTGTAAAG GTCCCAGCTACTGCAAATGAATGGAAAGCCAAGGCTAGaagctttgaaaatatatggaaTTTTCCGCATTGCGTTGGATCTATAGACGGTAAACACGTTTTGATCCAAGCTCCTTCGAATTCTGGAAGTGACTATTTTAACTATAAAGAACAATTTAGTATTGTCCTATTGGGTATTGTCGAtgcaaattacaattttatctatgcAAATTGTGGTGCTAAAGGAAAATCTTCTGACAGTGGAGTATTCCAAGAGACTGCTTTTTATAAAGCTTTGGCTGATAACCAACTCAACTGGCCGACTCCAGACCCAATACGACAAGATGGGCCGAATATGCCTTACGTACTTGTAGGAGACAGCGCCTTTGCACTGACAGAAAACATGATGAAGCCATATCCCGGTAATCATGACGTGGGTACAACAAGACGCATTTTCAACTATCGACTGTCAAGAGCTAGAAGAATTGTCGAAAATGTGTTCGGTATCTTAGGTGTTGTATTTCGTATATTCCGAACTCCCATAACCATCCTACCCTGTAATGCTGAACTTGTTGTAATGGCGTGCATATACCTCCATAATTTTTTAAGGCGAAATAGTCAATCGAGATCACTGTACAACCCACATGGAACTTTTGATTCTGAAAATGTGGATCACGATATTTTAGAAGGATCTTGGCGCAGAGAAGCTGGCTCTGTTAATATGTCGAATTTAAATGCTATGGGACGACGCTACCCTGAATCTGCTATGGaaataagaaacaaatttgCTGAATATTTCATGAGTGAAGAAGGACGTGTTCCCTGgcagaataatttttaa
- the LOC128679240 gene encoding transcription factor Adf-1-like, producing MSVVWGNDTVLLLIELYESRDLLWDTSHRDYRNKIKKNDAWEDIAKALKLPRKEIEAKVHTLRSQFVRERKKVKSSKTTGSGREDVKSSAWFAYDAMKFLLKGATTSGSLDTLDTNSPQSQNTISSPDEDVVLQSQSTVPEFQSPHQLESQSTIDQAEQPTTPAPTPSSSRPTRKRSHPNEDRLEEAYEVLHAAKNRMMSRDEFDVYGQYVGTELRALNDEHSVIMAKYYINNILLDARLGKYRTIYNNQSQPVVQQGYSTASSDISPEPSEEHIIQDILETMDSSNTNSIDGTNTN from the exons ATGTCTGTTGTGTGGGGAAATGATACCGTGCTTTTGCTTATTGAGCTTTACGAAAGTCGTGacttgttatgggatacttcACACCGTGactatcgaaataaaataaagaaaaatgatgCATGGGAGGATATTGCCAAGGCGCTTAAATTGCCTAGAAAAGAAATAGAAGCCAAAGTACATACCCTGCGTTCGCAATTTGTCCGAGAAAGGAAGAAAGTGAAATCgtcaaaaactactggcaGTGGACGAGAGGACGTGAAGTCCAGTGCATGGTTTGCGTATGATGCAATGAAATTTTTGCTAAAGGGAGCCACAACGTCTGGAAGCTTGGACACTTTGGACACAAAC AGTCCACAAAGCCAAAACACGATTTCGTCTCCGGATGAAGATGTCGTTCTACAGTCTCAATCTACCGTTCCAGAATTTCAATCTCCTCATCAACTAGAATCGCAATCTACCATTGATCAAGCAGAGCAACCTACAACCCCTGCACCAACACCTTCATCGTCGCGACCAACTCGCAAGAGGAGCCACCCCAATGAAGATAGATTAGAGGAGGCTTATGAAGTTCTGCATGCTGCTAAAAACAGAATGATGTCCCGAGATGAATTCGATGTTTATGGACAGTACGTAGGAACTGAGTTACGTGCATTAAATGACGAACACAGTGTAATTATggctaaatattatattaataatattttattagatgcaCGCTTAGGAAAATAccgtacaatttataataatcaaagcCAGCCAGTTGTTCAACAGGGCTATAGCACTGCATCCAGTGATATTAGCCCCGAGCCTTCTGAAGAGCATATTATACAAGATATACTTGAAACTATGGATTCCTCGAACACTAATAGCATTGATGGCActaatactaattaa